The genome window AGCGAGGGCGAGACGTGGGAACAGCAGCGAAAGCTCGCCAACCCCGCGTTTTCGATGGCTCGGCTGTCGGGAATGGCCGACCGCATCACCGGCCACGCCGAGGACCGCATCGCCGACTGGTCCCACGGCGACGTCATCGACGCCGAGCAGTCGATGACGCGGGTCACGCTGGACGTCATCCTGGACCTGATGATGGGCGTCGAACTCTCCGAACAGCGGGTCCGCACAATCGAGGAGCAACTGCTGCCGCTAGGCCAGCGGTTCGAGCCCGACCCCATCCGGTTCGCCATGCCAGAGTGGGTGCCGATGCCCGACGACGCCGAGTTCGACCGCGCCGTGCGGACGCTGGACGAGGTGTTGGACGACATCATCGCCGTCCGCGAGGACACGGTCGGGACGGCGGAGGACGGCCCCATGGACTTCCTGTCAGTGCTTCTGCGGGCACGCGACGACGGGAACCAGTCGCCCGACCAGCTCCGCGACGAGATGATGACGATGCTGCTCGCGGGCCACGACACGACGGCGCTGACGCTGACCTACACCTGGTTCCTGCTGTCGGAACACCCCGAGGTCGAACGGCGGGTCCACGAGGAACTGGACGCCGTCGTCGGCGACGACCGGCCGGGGATGGAACACGTCCGCGAGTTGGACTACCTCGAATGGGTGATTCAGGAGGCGATGCGGCTCTACCCGCCGGTGTACACCATCTTCCGGGAGCCGACCGAGGACGTGACGCTGTCGGGCTACGAGGTCGAGGCCGGGACGACGCTGATGGTCCCGCAGTGGGGCGTCCACCGCTCCGAGCGGTTCTACGACGACCCCGAGGCGTTCGACCCGGAGCGCTGGAAACCCGAGCGGGCCGGCGAGCGCCCGCGGTTCGCCTACTTCCCGTTCGGTGGCGGGCCGCGCCACTGCATCGGGAAGCACCTCGCGATGCTGGAAGCGCAGCTCATCACCGCCACTACGGCCAGCCAGTACCGACTGGAGTTCCAGGGTGAGACGCCCCTGGAACTGCTTCCGTCGCTGACTGCCCACCCCCGACAGGAGATGTCGATGCGCGTGCGTGACCGCTGACGCGGGCCCGGAGCCGCTACCCCCAGGCCGCCCGCCACGGCGGCCAGACATGACAGGAACCCGGTCATCAGCTATTTACTGCAGAGTCCCTACATGTAGCCAAGAACGGCGGTTCCCGGTGGCCGACTCCGGCAAGCGTGACTCCGCCCACGGCCGCCGACTCGATACCATGACACCACCACAGACTCTCTCGGGGTGCCCCCAGAGACACACCGTTTCGCCATCTGTCGCCCGCCGGGGCGCGCTCTCCCGTGATTCCGAATGACGACCGCTACCGGAACCGGAGGGCGCGACCGGGTTCGAGTCCTGTGTGTCGGCACCGATACGGACGACGCCGGGCTGGCGACGGCGCTGGAACGGGAGTGCGACCGGCTCTCGGCCGACACGGTCCGAACCGCCGCCGAAGCCGTAGCGGAATTGGCCGACGACGCCGTGGACTGTCTGGTCACCGAGTACGACCTGCCCGACCGGGACGGCGTCGAACTGCTGGAGACGGTCCGCGAGGACCACCCCGACCTCCCGGTCATCCTCTACACCGCCCATGGGAGCGAGGTGGTCGCCAGCGAGGCGATTTCGGCGGGCGTCACGGACTACCTCCGGAGAGAACCGGGCACCGGACAGCACGCCGGGCTGGCGAACCGAATCACGGACGCCGTCGACAAGTACCGCTCGAAACGGGCGGCAAACGAGCGGACCCGGACGCTCCGGAGCTACGAGCGGATGGTCAACTCCATGCGGGAGACGGCCTGCATCTACGACGCCGAGGGGCGGTTCGAAACCGTCAACGAGGCGCTGGCGGAGTGGTACGACACGACGCGTGCCGACCTCGAAGGCCGGGTCAGCGAACTCGTCCCACGTATCCGGGCCGAGGGCGAGACGGACCGCTATCAGGAACTGCTCGACGGCACGCGGGCGGAACTCAGCGGCGAAATCAGGGCGGAGTTCCCCGGCCACGGACACGCGGTGGTCGCGTACCGACTGACGCCGCTGTTCGTCGATGGTGTCGTCGACGGTATCGTCGCCGTCGCACGCGACGTCACCGACCGGAAAGAGCGCGAACGGGAACTGTTGCGGAACCAGCGCGCGATGGACGAGGCCCCGGTCGGTGTCACCATCACCGACCCCAGCCAGGCGGACAATCCGATGATATACGCCAACAACCACTACTGCGACCTGACTGGCTACTCGCTGCCGGAGGTACTCGGCGAGAACTGCCGGATGCTCCAGGGGCCGGACACCGACCCGGACGCCGTCGCCGCGATGCGGGACGCCATCGACGCGGAGGAGCGCGTGACGGTCGAACTCCGGAACTACCGCCAAGACGGGACCGAGTTCTGGAACAAAGTGCGTATCGCGCCGGTCCGCGACGACGACGGGTCGGTCGTCAACTACGTCGGGTTCCAGCAGGACATCACGGCGCGGAAACGCCGCGAGCGACGGCTGGAAGAAACATCCTCGCGGCTCGAAGCCCTCTTCGAGAACTCGCCGGACATGATAGACGTGCTCGACGCCGACGGAACGATTCGGGACGTGAATCAGCGGTTCTACACGGAGCTCGGATACGACGAAAGCGAAGTGCTCGGGCGGTCTATCTGGGAGTTCGACCGTCACTTCGACGCCGAGGACGTCAGGGAACAGCTCTCGGGGTTCCGCGTCGACGAGCGCCGCAAGTTCGAGGGCCTGTACGAGCGCCGCGACGGGTCGACGATGCCGGTCGAAGTGCATCTGCTCCGGCTCAGCCTCGACGGCGAGGACCGGTTCCTGGCAATCAGCCGCGACATCTCGGAGCGAAAGGAGCGCGAACAGGAGCTCCAGCGGCAAAACGAGCAGCTCGAACAGTTCGCCAGCGTCGTCTCCCACGACCTGCGGAACCCCCTGCAGGTCGCGCGCGGGCGACTGAAGCTCCTCAGTGAGGAGGTCGAAAGCGAGCACGTCGACGCCATCGACAGCGCAAACCAGCGAATGGAGACGCTCATCGACGACCTGCTGACGCTCGCACGCGACGGGGCCTCGCCCGCCTCGCTGGCCGCGGTCGACCTCGAACCGGTCGTCGCGTCGTGCTGGGAGACCGTCGAAACGAGAGACGCGACGCTCCGGGCCGACGCCGACCGCTCCATCCGCGCCGACGAGAGCCGGCTCCGACAGCTGTTCGAGAACCTCGTCCGCAACGCGGTCGAACACGGCGGCGACGACGTGACCGTGACCGTCGGCGACCTGGACGGGGGCTTCTACGTCGCCGACGACGGCCCCGGTATCCCTGGCCCCGACCGCGGTGACGTGTTCGAGGCCGGCTACACGACGGCGGCCGACGGGACCGGGTTCGGCCTGAGCATCGTCAAACAGGTCGCTGACGCCCACGGCTGGACGGTCCGCGTCGTCGATGGGCCCGACGGCGGCGCTCGCTTCGAGTTCACCGGCGTCGACACCGCGCCCCCGACCGTCGACTCCGAAAACACCTAACGCCCTGGGCGCACACGGGCGGGTATGGTCACGTCGAGCGCTCCCGGGAAGGTGTACCTGTTCGGGGAGCACGCGGTCGTCTACGGCGAGCCGGCGGTGCCCTGCGCCATCGAGCGGCGGGTGCACGTGACGGCAACCGAAATCGACGAGGGGTTGCGCATCCACGCGAACGACTTGCAACTGGACGGCTTTACCGTCGAGTACTCCGGCGACGGGGAGAGCCACCCGGACGTGGACGTCGCCGAATCGCTCGTCGAGGCGGGCATGGGATACGTCAACGAAGCGGTGGCACAGGCCCGCGACGCGGCCGACGCGCCGGACGCAGGCTTCGAAATCTCCGTCGAGGGCGACATCCCGCTCGGGGCGGGACTGGGCTCGTCGGCCGCGCTCGTCGTCGCGGCGATAGACGCGGCGACGCGGGAACTCGGCGTCGAACTGTCCGCCGGGGAAATCGCCGACCGCGCCTACCGCGTCGAACACGCGGTCCAGGACGGGCAGGCCTCCCGTGCGGACACGTTCTGCTCGGCGATGGGCGGGGCGGTCCGCGTGGAGGGCGACGACTGCCGGCGGCTGGACGGCATCGACAATCTCCCCTTCGTCATCGGGTACGACGGCGGGGCCGGCGACACCGGGGCGCTGGTCGCCGGCGTCCGGGACCTCCGCGAGGAGTACGACTTCGCCGCCGACACGGTCGAAGCCATCGGCGATGTCGTCCGCGAGGGCGAGGCGGTGCTCGGGACGGGCGACTACGAGCGGCTGGGGGACCTGATGGACTTCAACCACGGCCTGCTCTCGGCGCTGGGCGTCTCCTCGCGGTCGCTGGACTCGATGGTGTGGGCGGCCCGCGACGCCGACGCTCACGGCGCGAAACTCACCGGGGCCGGCGGCGGCGGCTGTATCGTCGCGCTGGACGAGACGGACGACGCGCTCACGGCACTGAAGTACACGCCGGGGTGTGAGAGCGTCTTCCGGGCCGAACTCGACACCGACGGGGTCCGGCGGGAATGACGGTCGTCCTCAAACTCGGCGGGAGCGTCATCACCGAGAAGGACGAACCCGAGACGGTCGACCGGGCCGCCCTGTCGGCGGCGGCGGCGGCCATCGCCGACTCGGCGGTCGGTGACGACGTCGTCGTCGTCCACGGCGGCGGGAGCTTCGGCCACCACCACGCCGCCGAACACGGCGTCAGTACGACCGAGGGGACCCACGACGCAGGCGGGGTCCGGGCCATCCACGGCGCGATGTGCCGGCTCAACGCCGCCGTCGTGGACGTGCTCGCCGACGCAGGCGTTCCGGCGGTGCCCGTCCACCCGTTCTCGGCGGCCGCGCGCGACGCCAGCGGCGACCTCTCCCTGCCGACGGCCCAGGTCAGGACGCTGCTCGACGAGGGGTTCGTCCCGGTGTTACACGGCGACCTCGTCGCACACGCCGACGCGGGCGCGACGGTCCTGAGCGGCGACGAACTGGTGGTCGAACTCGCCCCCGCCGTCGCCGCCGACCGCGTGGGCGTCTGCTCGACCGTCCCCGGCGTCCTCGACGAGGGCGGCGACGTCATCGACCGCATCGAGACGTTCGAGGCCGTCGCATCGGCGCTGGGCGGGAGCGACGCGACGGACGTCTCCGGCGGGATGGCCGGCAAGGTACGCGCCCTGCTCGCGCTCCCGGCCCCCGCAGTCGTCTTCGGTCCCGACGCGCTCCCCGCGTTTCTCGCCGGTGAGAGCCCGGGAACGACCATCGCCGGTGACGACACGAACTGACAGGACCGTCGTCTGCGGGCATCGCTCGGAACGTGAGTCCCACCTTGTGGGCCGGAACGAGCCGAGACGGCGGCGCGCCCGGTCCTTGCCGAGTGACTGGTTACCTAAATATCACTTCTTCCCTCGTCGTAACATATTTGTCCTCTGTTATCAATTATGCGACTATGTCTGCAGTAGGTCTGACCGACGTCTATCGATACGGAACGAGGCTTCTCGGGACATTGCTCGTCGTCGCCGGCGTCGGTGGCGGCCTCATCGCTGCAGGGTACGTGCTGATACAGAACGGCTCGCTCGGCTCGCTCTCGGGGACCGCAGGCTACCGCGCGGCGCTCGGTATCGTCGTCGGCGCGCTCGGCGGTCTCCTGTTGCTCTCGGGCTTGCTCGGCCTGACCCACAAGCTCATCGCCGACGCGACGATGGCGGGCACGCTCGCAGCGCGGACGACACAGCGTGACGCGAGCGACGCGCCCGCCGACAGCTCCGCGGCGAGTGACCAGACCGCGACGGCCGGTAGCGCTTCGGCCGCCGCCGGGTCGGCCGCCGACGAACCGACGACGGGGCCGGACGAGCCGGCGGAACCGCAGGAGACGGAGCCGTCGGCTCCCGAACCAGCGACCGTCGACGCCGGCGCGCCGGAACCCGCTGCCGACCCCGAGACGGCGGTGCCGGCCGCCGACTCCGATACCGCCGGTGAATCGCCAGTCGCAGCGACCACGGAACAGCCCGAACCGACCGCCGCGTCCGACACGGCCGACGCTCCGGTGGCCGACGACACCTCGGCGACAGCGGCGGACGAGGGACCGGCGGCCCCCGAACCGACGACGGCCGACGACCCACAGGAGGTCGAGGACACGCCGGAGACGGCGTCGGTCGACGATGCGCCGGTCCAGTCGGGCGACGACGCCACAGCGCCGGGCTCGGCGGGACAGGACGAAGCGACAACCGGTCACCAGTCGGTCGAGAGCGTCACCGAACCGGAGCCCGAGGTGGGACCTGAGACGACAGAGGGGACGCCCATGGCGGACGAGTCCGGCGAGGACCCGGAGCCGAGTCCCCAGGAGTGGACCCCGCCGGACCCCGCGGAGTTCGACACCCAGAGCGGGGCCCCGACAGCGGCCGACGAGGAGCCCGCACCGGCGGAGGAGTGGGCGAGTGACACAGAGTCCGCCGGCGTCACGGGGGCCGACGAGGCGGACGCCGTCACCGAGGACACGCGACTGCTCGACGACGGCGGCGGGCAGGACGACGGGCCGCGGACGGCGGAGGACCTGTTCGGCGGTGCCGACGGCCAGTCGGACGCCGGGGCCGACGAGGGCGCGGCGGAGTCTCGGGACGCGGACGCGACCGCAGAGGACTCGACGCTCGCGGACGAGGGCGTCACCGGCTTCGACGTCTCCAGCGACGACGACCCGCTCTCGGACCCACTCGACGACGAGTAGCGACGAACCCACACCGTTTTAAGAACCGCCGTTGTAATCCGGAGTAACCGAGCGCACGGCCGCCCGCGGACTGCGGTTCGGCGGCCGGCAGACGGCGGATGTAAGTTGCGGGACGGGAGTCCCTCCCACTGCGGTTGCACAGGCTACGGGCGTACCCGACTGGCCTGGAGCGCCGACGCGGACGAGGTCGCCTACATTGCAGATACCGTCGTTGCCGTGCCCCACCGGATGCCCGCGGCCGGCTTTCCACTCGGAGCTACAACCATGGAAGTCGAAATTGCGACAATTGGCGGTTACGAGGCTGTAGGCCGACAGATGACGGCCGTCCGTGCAGGGGACGACGTCGTCATCTTCGACATGGGCCTGAACCTCTCGAAGGTACTGATTCACGACAACGTCGAGACGGAACGGATGCACTCGCTGGACCTCATCGACATGGGTGCCATCCCGGACGACCGGGTCATGTCCGACCTGGAGGGCGACGTGAAGGCCATCGTGCCGACGCACGGTCACCTCGACCACATCGGCGCGATATCCAAGCTCGCC of Haloarcula sp. DT43 contains these proteins:
- a CDS encoding isopentenyl phosphate kinase → MTVVLKLGGSVITEKDEPETVDRAALSAAAAAIADSAVGDDVVVVHGGGSFGHHHAAEHGVSTTEGTHDAGGVRAIHGAMCRLNAAVVDVLADAGVPAVPVHPFSAAARDASGDLSLPTAQVRTLLDEGFVPVLHGDLVAHADAGATVLSGDELVVELAPAVAADRVGVCSTVPGVLDEGGDVIDRIETFEAVASALGGSDATDVSGGMAGKVRALLALPAPAVVFGPDALPAFLAGESPGTTIAGDDTN
- a CDS encoding cytochrome P450, with the translated sequence MSKTPPGPKGEPLFGSSRTYARDPFRFISALERAYGDVARFDMGPMDTVMLCDPTAIERVLVSEADRFRKPDFQGDALGDLLGDGLLLSEGETWEQQRKLANPAFSMARLSGMADRITGHAEDRIADWSHGDVIDAEQSMTRVTLDVILDLMMGVELSEQRVRTIEEQLLPLGQRFEPDPIRFAMPEWVPMPDDAEFDRAVRTLDEVLDDIIAVREDTVGTAEDGPMDFLSVLLRARDDGNQSPDQLRDEMMTMLLAGHDTTALTLTYTWFLLSEHPEVERRVHEELDAVVGDDRPGMEHVRELDYLEWVIQEAMRLYPPVYTIFREPTEDVTLSGYEVEAGTTLMVPQWGVHRSERFYDDPEAFDPERWKPERAGERPRFAYFPFGGGPRHCIGKHLAMLEAQLITATTASQYRLEFQGETPLELLPSLTAHPRQEMSMRVRDR
- the mvk gene encoding mevalonate kinase; the encoded protein is MVTSSAPGKVYLFGEHAVVYGEPAVPCAIERRVHVTATEIDEGLRIHANDLQLDGFTVEYSGDGESHPDVDVAESLVEAGMGYVNEAVAQARDAADAPDAGFEISVEGDIPLGAGLGSSAALVVAAIDAATRELGVELSAGEIADRAYRVEHAVQDGQASRADTFCSAMGGAVRVEGDDCRRLDGIDNLPFVIGYDGGAGDTGALVAGVRDLREEYDFAADTVEAIGDVVREGEAVLGTGDYERLGDLMDFNHGLLSALGVSSRSLDSMVWAARDADAHGAKLTGAGGGGCIVALDETDDALTALKYTPGCESVFRAELDTDGVRRE
- a CDS encoding PAS domain S-box protein; translated protein: MTTATGTGGRDRVRVLCVGTDTDDAGLATALERECDRLSADTVRTAAEAVAELADDAVDCLVTEYDLPDRDGVELLETVREDHPDLPVILYTAHGSEVVASEAISAGVTDYLRREPGTGQHAGLANRITDAVDKYRSKRAANERTRTLRSYERMVNSMRETACIYDAEGRFETVNEALAEWYDTTRADLEGRVSELVPRIRAEGETDRYQELLDGTRAELSGEIRAEFPGHGHAVVAYRLTPLFVDGVVDGIVAVARDVTDRKERERELLRNQRAMDEAPVGVTITDPSQADNPMIYANNHYCDLTGYSLPEVLGENCRMLQGPDTDPDAVAAMRDAIDAEERVTVELRNYRQDGTEFWNKVRIAPVRDDDGSVVNYVGFQQDITARKRRERRLEETSSRLEALFENSPDMIDVLDADGTIRDVNQRFYTELGYDESEVLGRSIWEFDRHFDAEDVREQLSGFRVDERRKFEGLYERRDGSTMPVEVHLLRLSLDGEDRFLAISRDISERKEREQELQRQNEQLEQFASVVSHDLRNPLQVARGRLKLLSEEVESEHVDAIDSANQRMETLIDDLLTLARDGASPASLAAVDLEPVVASCWETVETRDATLRADADRSIRADESRLRQLFENLVRNAVEHGGDDVTVTVGDLDGGFYVADDGPGIPGPDRGDVFEAGYTTAADGTGFGLSIVKQVADAHGWTVRVVDGPDGGARFEFTGVDTAPPTVDSENT